In Thermus filiformis, one DNA window encodes the following:
- a CDS encoding thrombospondin type 3 repeat-containing protein — protein MDTDGDGWPDSIEWKEANYSGRDWVDLINVPANHPDPYADPDGDGFTNLEELTAGTDPYDSKSHPVRPPSPSSPDSDGDGWPDSTEISAGTDPKDPNSHPEGEPPQQEEQKDEPQWPGGPPPGKLDPVQLPEVQVPEAKELPKVEEKEGLWNTFQTQVVERVQQRIRNLRDTISRKFPFAIVTIMTGVQFTGDSAQCSFTFPVGPVQGQVNICDTPFWQLGTTFRPILAALFWVVFGITAIRRALDVVS, from the coding sequence GTGGATACTGACGGGGACGGCTGGCCTGATTCTATAGAATGGAAAGAGGCAAACTATTCTGGGCGTGACTGGGTGGACCTTATCAATGTTCCGGCTAATCACCCTGACCCTTACGCTGACCCTGACGGGGACGGCTTCACGAACCTTGAGGAGTTGACGGCTGGTACTGACCCCTACGACTCTAAATCTCATCCGGTCCGTCCGCCTTCTCCTTCTTCTCCCGACTCGGACGGGGACGGCTGGCCTGACTCCACCGAGATTTCAGCGGGTACTGACCCCAAAGACCCTAACTCTCACCCCGAGGGTGAACCCCCTCAACAGGAAGAACAGAAGGACGAACCCCAATGGCCCGGTGGTCCTCCTCCCGGCAAACTTGACCCGGTGCAGTTGCCCGAGGTCCAGGTGCCCGAGGCTAAGGAGTTGCCCAAAGTTGAGGAGAAAGAGGGCCTTTGGAATACCTTCCAAACTCAAGTCGTAGAGCGGGTTCAACAGCGCATTCGCAACCTTCGGGATACCATTTCGCGCAAGTTCCCCTTTGCTATCGTTACGATAATGACCGGGGTCCAGTTTACCGGGGACTCTGCTCAATGCTCCTTCACCTTCCCGGTCGGCCCGGTCCAGGGGCAGGTCAACATTTGCGATACCCCCTTCTGGCAACTCGGTACTACCTTCCGCCCCATTCTCGCCGCCCTTTTCTGGGTGGTCTTCGGCATAACCGCCATTAGGAGGGCCTTAGATGTCGTTTCGTGA
- a CDS encoding IS630 family transposase (programmed frameshift), protein MAAPLRIQLTPEEDRLLLELSLNPHVHKKTRLWAMMVRLAGEGWAAPQIARHFHKDRTTVYHVLKRFLRSGPKGLVYRKPPGAPRKFTPEIAAFVRERLAEDRVWTAPQLAQAIAERFGGCLAPKVISRHLRAMGYVWKRTRYVPVGKPSAEEVQAFIEEEEEAKKGAREGVMEVGYLDESGFSLALPPTYAWCRRGEAKAVPRAWGSLGRVNVVGHLVRGKEGERLYFAVLEGPVRSEGVRAYLDRVSEALTKPLKVFMDNAPFHRSKEVEARKGAWRERGLAVGYLPRYSPHRNPMENVWRRVKGFLMPRRHYESLEELKEAVVQALRALGGVELKILGEST, encoded by the exons ATGGCAGCCCCTCTTCGGATTCAGCTGACCCCGGAGGAGGACCGGCTTCTGCTGGAGCTCTCCCTGAACCCGCATGTCCACAAGAAGACCCGCCTTTGGGCCATGATGGTCCGCCTGGCGGGCGAAGGCTGGGCCGCCCCCCAGATCGCCCGGCACTTCCACAAGGACCGCACCACCGTCTATCACGTTCTAAAGCGCTTCCTAAGGTCCGGCCCAAAGGGCCTCGTCTACCGGAAACCCCCGGGAGCACCCAGGAAATTCACCCCGGAGATAGCGGCCTTTGTGCGGGAGAGGCTGGCCGAGGACCGGGTCTGGACCGCCCCTCAGCTGGCGCAGGCCATAGCGGAGCGGTTTGGGGGCTGCCTGGCCCCCAAGGTCATCTCCCGGCACCTCAGGGCCATGGGGTACGTCTGGAAGCGGACGCGGTACGTGCCCGTAGGGAAGCCCAGCGCGGAGGAGGTTCAGGCCTTTATAGAGGAGGAAGAGGAAGCCA AAAAGGGGGCGCGGGAAGGGGTGATGGAGGTGGGGTACTTGGATGAGAGCGGGTTTTCCCTGGCCCTTCCCCCCACCTATGCCTGGTGTCGGAGAGGGGAGGCAAAGGCGGTGCCCCGGGCCTGGGGTTCTTTGGGTCGGGTGAACGTGGTGGGGCATCTGGTGCGGGGGAAGGAGGGGGAGCGGCTGTACTTTGCCGTTTTGGAGGGGCCGGTGCGGTCGGAGGGGGTGCGGGCCTATTTGGACAGGGTCTCTGAGGCTCTGACCAAGCCTCTGAAGGTATTCATGGACAACGCACCGTTCCACCGGTCCAAGGAGGTGGAGGCCAGGAAGGGGGCGTGGCGGGAGAGGGGGCTTGCGGTGGGGTACCTGCCCCGGTACAGCCCCCATCGGAACCCCATGGAGAACGTCTGGCGGCGGGTGAAGGGGTTTCTGATGCCCCGGCGGCACTACGAGAGCCTTGAGGAGCTCAAGGAGGCGGTGGTCCAGGCCCTCAGGGCCCTAGGGGGTGTGGAGTTGAAAATCTTGGGGGAGAGCACTTAG
- a CDS encoding pyridoxal phosphate-dependent aminotransferase — protein MIKGWHLDDVLRPIHGGPDGGPEPLWDFSTNANALGPNPVLLEHLRRVDPSRYPDPLYRRLREALAEAHGVRPEQVAVGTGTSELIHRLARWSYLRGPWLLLPPTFSEYARAARALDLPLWEARSPGEFLDLLPRSAVAFLCVPNNPTGEVYPFLEKAVRRAGGVLVLDLAYHDLLESPVPLPEGAFRLYSPNKAHGLTGVRAGYLVAPLDLTYFQNLAPSWPVSAYGEALLLGQLDPEARSWLEASRRELIRLRGLLAEGLRGLGLEVRESPANFLLVRVGRASEVARALRARGIRVRDATSFGLPEWLRLSAQKEEAIRALLAALEEVLVDLERGAHGLPGGGGAAATGGL, from the coding sequence ATGATAAAGGGTTGGCACTTAGACGACGTGCTCAGGCCCATCCACGGGGGGCCGGACGGGGGCCCGGAGCCCCTTTGGGACTTTTCCACCAACGCCAACGCCCTGGGGCCGAACCCCGTCCTCCTGGAACACCTCCGGCGGGTGGACCCCTCCCGCTACCCGGACCCCCTCTACCGGAGGCTGCGGGAGGCCCTGGCCGAGGCCCACGGGGTGCGGCCGGAGCAGGTGGCGGTGGGCACGGGGACGAGCGAGCTCATCCACCGGCTGGCCCGCTGGAGCTACCTGCGGGGGCCCTGGCTCCTCCTCCCCCCCACCTTCTCCGAGTACGCCCGGGCGGCCCGGGCCCTGGACCTCCCCCTCTGGGAGGCGCGAAGCCCCGGGGAGTTTTTGGACCTCCTCCCCAGAAGCGCGGTGGCCTTCCTGTGCGTGCCCAACAACCCCACGGGGGAGGTCTACCCCTTCCTGGAGAAGGCGGTGAGGCGGGCGGGGGGAGTCTTGGTGCTGGACCTGGCCTACCACGACCTCCTGGAGTCCCCCGTCCCTCTTCCTGAGGGGGCCTTCCGGCTCTACAGCCCCAACAAGGCCCACGGCCTCACCGGGGTGCGCGCGGGGTACCTGGTGGCCCCGCTGGACCTCACCTACTTCCAGAACCTGGCCCCCTCCTGGCCGGTTTCCGCCTACGGGGAGGCCCTCCTCCTGGGCCAGCTGGACCCGGAGGCCCGCTCTTGGCTCGAGGCCAGCCGGCGCGAGCTCATCCGCCTGAGGGGGCTTTTGGCCGAGGGGCTAAGGGGGCTCGGCCTGGAGGTGCGGGAAAGCCCCGCCAACTTCCTCCTGGTGCGGGTGGGGCGGGCCTCGGAGGTGGCCCGGGCCCTGCGGGCGCGGGGCATCCGGGTGCGGGACGCCACCAGCTTTGGCCTTCCCGAGTGGCTCCGCCTTTCCGCCCAGAAGGAGGAGGCCATAAGGGCCCTCCTCGCCGCCCTCGAGGAGGTCCTTGTAGACTTGGAGCGTGGAGCTCATGGCCTACCTGGAGGAGGCGGCGCGGCGGCTACGGGAGGCCTTTGA
- a CDS encoding nucleotidyltransferase domain-containing protein: MAYLEEAARRLREAFDLEALYLFGSHARGTAGPRSDLDLLVVARTSLPPLERIGRVLELLADAPLPVEAIVLTPEELRERRDLPFLQGVLREAKPIYERGETPA, encoded by the coding sequence ATGGCCTACCTGGAGGAGGCGGCGCGGCGGCTACGGGAGGCCTTTGACCTCGAGGCCCTCTACCTCTTCGGCTCCCACGCCCGGGGCACGGCCGGCCCCCGCTCGGACCTGGACCTCCTGGTGGTGGCGAGGACCTCCTTGCCCCCCCTGGAGCGCATCGGCCGGGTCCTGGAGCTTTTGGCCGACGCCCCCCTCCCCGTGGAGGCCATCGTCCTCACCCCCGAGGAGCTTAGGGAGCGCCGGGACCTCCCCTTCCTCCAGGGGGTTCTCCGGGAGGCGAAGCCCATCTATGAGCGTGGAGAAACGCCGGCTTGA
- a CDS encoding HEPN domain-containing protein encodes MSVEKRRLEALRWLAQAQDDWEAGQALLEAGKYAQAAFLAQQAGEKALKGLWIALGLDPWGHSLARLLRDLPPEEAPFFHPLLPQALALDKLYIPTRYPDALPGLTPKEAYTEAEGRKALEDARAILEAVEVRLAQG; translated from the coding sequence ATGAGCGTGGAGAAACGCCGGCTTGAGGCCCTGCGCTGGCTCGCCCAAGCCCAGGACGACTGGGAGGCGGGCCAGGCCCTGCTGGAAGCGGGCAAGTACGCCCAGGCAGCCTTTCTCGCCCAGCAGGCGGGGGAAAAGGCGCTAAAAGGCCTCTGGATCGCCCTGGGCCTAGACCCATGGGGGCACAGCCTGGCCCGCCTCCTCCGGGACCTCCCCCCGGAGGAGGCCCCCTTTTTCCATCCCCTTTTGCCCCAGGCCCTGGCCTTGGACAAGCTCTATATCCCCACCCGCTACCCCGATGCCCTCCCTGGGCTCACTCCCAAGGAGGCCTACACGGAGGCGGAGGGCAGGAAGGCCTTGGAGGATGCCCGGGCCATCCTGGAAGCCGTGGAGGTGCGCCTTGCCCAGGGCTAA
- a CDS encoding cobyric acid synthase → MPRAKALIVWGTGSGVGKSLLVAGLLRHFRRLGLRAAPFKAQNMSNHARVVPGGEIASAQWLQALAAGVEPEVRMNPVLVKPFGERGAQVVVWGKVDPALSRLPWKERKPHLEAPIREALEGLLAEYELLVLEGAGSPVERNLWPDLPNLKVAEWADAKALLVADVDQGGALGALYGTWALLGEHRGRLIGFAFNKFRGDLELLKPAYRLLEDWTGIPVLGTLPLLPLELPEEDGFRHRPRAAEGPKVALLRYPHASNLDEFWPLSELARPVYATTPEEAEGAELLVLPGSRFPARDLPWLKAFLPLIQRHLEAEKPVLAVCGGAEMLAEAIWDEEGVEEKGVFPGLGLLPYRVRLEREKRVAKTGARLEGLSGYWARLNGLEVQGYEIHHGRGLPLFHQEGSLLATWMHGLLENPHVQRALFGKEARGLEEALEALADALEAHLDLGAVHRALGLKAAPKGGASGSARGLEAPPPGLVLLLGGAKSGKSRHAQRLAGPFATLIATAEARDEEMAERIRRHKEERPPTWETLEEPLDLARALEEARHPTVVVDCLTLWVANLLERGLDPLEETERFLEAVKRSGKRVIAVSNEVGMGIVPPNPLARRYRDLLGQVNARLAEAAREAYLLVAGRALPLKG, encoded by the coding sequence TTGCCCAGGGCTAAGGCCCTCATCGTCTGGGGCACGGGAAGCGGGGTGGGGAAAAGCCTCCTCGTGGCGGGGCTTCTTCGCCACTTCCGCAGGCTCGGCCTGAGGGCCGCCCCCTTCAAGGCCCAGAACATGTCCAACCACGCCCGGGTGGTCCCGGGGGGGGAGATCGCCTCCGCCCAGTGGCTCCAGGCCCTGGCCGCCGGGGTGGAGCCCGAGGTGCGGATGAACCCCGTCCTGGTGAAGCCCTTCGGGGAAAGGGGCGCCCAGGTGGTGGTGTGGGGGAAGGTGGACCCCGCCCTCTCCCGGCTTCCCTGGAAGGAGCGCAAGCCCCACCTCGAGGCCCCCATCCGGGAGGCCCTGGAAGGTCTTTTGGCCGAGTACGAGCTTTTGGTCCTCGAGGGGGCGGGAAGCCCGGTGGAGCGGAACCTCTGGCCCGACCTCCCGAACCTGAAGGTGGCGGAGTGGGCCGATGCTAAGGCCCTCCTGGTGGCGGACGTGGACCAGGGGGGGGCTTTGGGGGCGCTCTACGGCACCTGGGCCCTTTTGGGGGAGCACCGGGGAAGGCTTATCGGCTTCGCCTTCAACAAGTTCCGGGGGGACCTGGAGCTTTTGAAGCCCGCCTACCGCCTCCTGGAAGACTGGACGGGCATCCCGGTCCTCGGAACCCTCCCCCTTCTTCCCCTGGAGCTCCCCGAGGAGGACGGGTTCCGCCACCGCCCCCGGGCGGCGGAAGGCCCCAAGGTGGCCCTCCTCCGCTACCCCCACGCCTCCAACCTGGACGAGTTCTGGCCCCTCTCCGAGCTCGCCCGCCCCGTGTACGCCACCACCCCCGAGGAGGCGGAAGGGGCGGAGCTCCTCGTCCTCCCGGGAAGCCGCTTCCCGGCCCGTGACCTCCCCTGGCTCAAGGCTTTCCTCCCCCTGATCCAAAGGCACCTGGAGGCGGAAAAGCCCGTCCTCGCCGTCTGCGGCGGGGCGGAGATGCTCGCGGAGGCCATTTGGGACGAGGAGGGAGTGGAGGAAAAGGGGGTCTTCCCCGGCCTCGGCCTCCTTCCCTACCGGGTGCGCCTGGAGCGGGAGAAGCGGGTGGCGAAAACGGGGGCGCGCCTGGAAGGGCTTTCGGGGTACTGGGCGCGGCTAAATGGCCTCGAGGTCCAGGGGTACGAGATCCACCACGGCCGGGGCCTCCCCCTCTTCCACCAGGAAGGAAGCCTCCTCGCCACCTGGATGCACGGCCTCCTGGAAAACCCCCATGTGCAGCGGGCCCTCTTCGGCAAAGAGGCGCGGGGCCTGGAGGAGGCCCTGGAGGCCCTCGCGGACGCCCTCGAGGCCCACCTGGACCTGGGGGCGGTCCACCGGGCTTTGGGGCTTAAGGCCGCCCCCAAGGGCGGGGCCTCGGGGAGCGCGAGGGGGCTCGAGGCCCCTCCCCCCGGCCTCGTCCTCCTCCTGGGGGGAGCCAAAAGCGGCAAGAGCCGCCACGCCCAGCGCCTGGCCGGGCCCTTCGCCACCCTCATCGCCACCGCTGAGGCCCGGGACGAGGAGATGGCGGAGAGGATCCGCCGCCACAAGGAGGAGCGCCCCCCCACCTGGGAGACCCTGGAGGAGCCCCTGGACCTGGCGCGGGCCCTGGAGGAGGCCCGCCACCCCACGGTGGTGGTGGACTGCCTCACCCTCTGGGTGGCCAACCTGCTGGAGCGGGGGCTGGACCCTTTGGAGGAGACGGAGCGCTTCTTGGAGGCGGTGAAAAGGAGCGGCAAGCGGGTCATCGCCGTCTCCAACGAGGTGGGGATGGGGATCGTCCCCCCAAACCCCCTGGCCCGGCGCTACCGGGACCTCCTGGGCCAGGTGAACGCCCGCCTGGCCGAGGCGGCCCGGGAGGCTTACCTTTTGGTGGCGGGGCGGGCCCTTCCCCTAAAGGGCTAG
- a CDS encoding DEAD/DEAH box helicase has product MSIFEVHQKALERYRDFIESFVRVADPRLEGFVRKYLREDKELWPEPFLQLSPGYALGPDVDALAQEGLLHPTTARVFRRRDGAPYRLFRHQVEAIRRAREGRSFVLTSGTGSGKSFAYFIPILDLAARRPDLRGPLAVVVYPMNALVNSQLKALEELKAAYESREKRPFPLRFARYTGETGEDDRREIQKDPPHLLLTNYVMLEYLMVRPEDRDLVSPPNSTEPFFLVFDELHTYRGRQGADVALLVRRFRARLPEGRPVVHVGTSATLVAGKRATREERRQAVARFASRFFGHPISEEDVVEEVLSPVTEGGPPDEEELRRALWAPFPESLSEWRRHPLARFLEWELGLEEEAPGAYRRRTPRTLEEAARLLAERTGLLPQEARKRLEEAIDRLSRLEGEGGRPVFAFKLHQFVSQTRPVYATLEDPAVRDFSSENVLRQKRPFFPLRFCRNCGQDYYHALLTEEGTLLPYPEGLEAGAGREVYLAHAEGDLDLPEAWYDEGGNLRKTWRDRAPRLVYADPQGRLEAGPAPGAAPFYLQEAPFALCVRCGEHYDRRVGEFRKLTYLGSEGRTSATTALALNLLKEARERLGEGRDKLLSFTDNRQDASLQAGHFNDFVQTALVRSALYQALRAHRVLSALDLAGAVLEASGLDPSHYARNPLLKPGTRAAQEAREAMQELLLFRLYEDLRHEWRFTQPNLEDLGLLRLAYRDLENPRLLEDLRRALPALKGLSDERLREGVRAFLDRLRKRLVVAAPILQEEAFKKLKKRSQEHLSEFWALGEEDAPLRPALLVLPEAQAREENLLPLTPRSALGRLLKELGLTPEDYPVFLEVLQGFGLLLRQGEGYRIPESALLWTLGEAAENANPFFVQLYGTPPGELLGLEAREHTAQVVAPGERERRERRFRFSEEDRSQLKDERRLPFLVASPTLELGVDIADLDMVHLRNIPPTPANYAQRSGRAGRQGQAGLVVSFAGAFNHHDRYFFHNRQEMVAGAVRAPSLDLTNEALLRAHVQAEWLSATGLSLHQSVTSVLDEDRYPELPLYEEVRRSLHLSEEAKRALLERVRRALAPDWEELEGQGFGEAWLREVVEEAPQAFDRAFDRWRELFRAAWEEYERASRARVKVANAQERQEIERRRKEAERQLDLLRQTGVAKEEGDFYPYRYLATEGFLPGYGFPTLPITAWVPRGDGEYIQRPRPLALREMAPGSLLYHEGAKWAPARFLQVPGGLEARVASRWLCRACGRVAPEEASRCPGCGALFEGANAERLLLLEFGNVALRRRDRITANEEERLRGGYLLELGYDLEGVPEERRLQAVGEAEGLGGFRMEYLPSARFYLINHGLRRGKAPGFMVDLATGEFLREWGEDREAKDPLSGAKVGRYRLYVHLTQNALFLYPGPRVVEAGEEAVYSLAYALKRGMEAFFQVEESELDLAFLGRGEHLAFVYLEAAEGGLGVLRRLLEDPDLLKEVAASALRVLHFGEGGEDLKPECERACYECLLSYSNQLEAVYLDRHRARPYLEALLGARLEAASEEPGGKERLEELLSACASGLERRFLLFLHERGCRLPDEAQYRIPQAHTIADFFYRPNVAVYVDGPHHEEKRQRKIDELQREELLDLGYRVVVVPWDEAAWPGLLEAHRDLFACGG; this is encoded by the coding sequence ATGTCCATCTTTGAGGTTCACCAAAAGGCCCTGGAGCGCTACCGGGACTTCATAGAGTCCTTCGTCCGGGTGGCCGACCCCCGGCTCGAGGGCTTCGTGCGGAAGTACCTGCGGGAGGACAAGGAGCTCTGGCCCGAGCCCTTCCTTCAGCTCTCCCCAGGCTACGCCCTGGGGCCGGACGTGGACGCCCTGGCCCAAGAGGGCCTCCTCCACCCCACCACCGCCCGGGTCTTCCGCCGCCGGGACGGGGCGCCCTACCGCCTTTTCCGCCACCAGGTGGAGGCCATCCGCAGGGCCCGGGAGGGGAGGAGCTTCGTCCTCACCTCGGGCACCGGCTCGGGGAAGAGCTTCGCCTACTTCATCCCCATCCTGGACCTGGCCGCCCGCCGCCCCGACCTGAGGGGGCCTTTGGCCGTGGTGGTCTACCCCATGAACGCCCTGGTGAACTCCCAGCTCAAGGCCCTGGAGGAGCTGAAGGCGGCCTACGAGAGCCGGGAAAAGCGGCCCTTCCCCCTCCGCTTCGCCCGCTACACCGGGGAGACGGGCGAGGACGACCGCCGCGAAATCCAAAAGGACCCGCCCCACCTCCTCCTCACCAACTACGTGATGCTGGAGTACCTGATGGTCCGCCCGGAGGACCGGGACCTGGTCTCCCCGCCCAACAGCACGGAGCCCTTCTTCCTGGTCTTTGACGAGCTCCACACCTACCGGGGCCGCCAAGGGGCGGACGTGGCCCTCCTGGTGCGCCGCTTCCGCGCCCGCCTCCCCGAGGGGCGGCCCGTGGTCCACGTGGGGACGAGCGCCACCCTGGTGGCGGGCAAGCGGGCGACCCGGGAGGAGAGGCGGCAGGCGGTGGCCCGGTTCGCGAGCCGCTTCTTCGGCCACCCCATCTCCGAGGAGGACGTGGTGGAGGAGGTCCTCTCCCCGGTCACGGAAGGGGGCCCCCCGGACGAGGAGGAGCTTCGCCGCGCCCTATGGGCGCCTTTTCCGGAAAGCCTTTCCGAGTGGCGGCGCCACCCCTTGGCCCGCTTTTTGGAGTGGGAGCTGGGCCTGGAGGAGGAGGCCCCCGGGGCCTACCGCCGCCGCACCCCGAGGACCTTGGAGGAGGCCGCCCGCCTTTTGGCCGAGCGCACAGGCCTCCTTCCCCAAGAGGCCCGGAAGCGGCTCGAGGAGGCCATAGACCGCCTCTCCCGCCTCGAGGGCGAGGGGGGCAGGCCCGTCTTCGCCTTCAAGCTTCACCAGTTCGTCTCCCAGACCCGGCCCGTCTACGCCACCCTGGAAGACCCAGCGGTGCGGGACTTCTCCTCGGAGAACGTCCTGAGGCAGAAGCGGCCCTTCTTCCCCTTGCGCTTCTGCCGAAACTGCGGCCAGGACTACTACCACGCCCTCCTCACCGAAGAGGGCACCCTCCTGCCCTACCCGGAGGGGCTCGAGGCGGGCGCGGGGAGGGAGGTCTACCTGGCCCACGCCGAGGGGGACCTGGACCTCCCCGAGGCCTGGTACGACGAGGGGGGGAACCTCCGCAAAACCTGGAGGGACCGGGCCCCCCGCCTGGTCTACGCCGACCCCCAGGGCCGCCTCGAGGCCGGGCCCGCCCCCGGGGCGGCCCCCTTCTACCTTCAGGAGGCCCCCTTTGCCCTCTGCGTCCGCTGCGGGGAGCACTACGACCGGCGGGTGGGGGAGTTCCGCAAGCTCACCTACCTGGGCAGCGAGGGCCGCACCTCGGCCACCACCGCCTTGGCCCTCAACCTCCTCAAGGAGGCCCGGGAGCGCCTGGGCGAGGGGAGGGACAAGCTCCTCTCCTTCACCGACAACCGGCAGGACGCCTCCTTGCAGGCGGGCCACTTCAACGACTTCGTCCAGACCGCCTTGGTGCGCTCGGCCCTTTACCAGGCCCTGAGGGCGCACCGGGTGCTTTCGGCCTTGGACCTGGCGGGGGCGGTCCTGGAGGCCTCGGGCCTGGACCCTTCCCACTACGCCCGAAACCCCCTGCTCAAGCCGGGGACCCGGGCGGCCCAAGAGGCCCGGGAGGCCATGCAGGAGCTCCTTCTCTTCCGCCTCTACGAGGACCTTAGGCACGAGTGGCGCTTCACCCAGCCCAACCTGGAGGACCTGGGCCTCCTCCGCCTGGCCTACCGGGACCTGGAAAACCCCCGCCTCCTGGAGGACCTGCGCCGGGCCCTTCCCGCCCTAAAGGGCCTTTCGGACGAGCGGCTTCGCGAGGGGGTGAGGGCTTTTTTGGACCGGCTCCGCAAGCGGTTGGTGGTGGCCGCCCCCATCCTGCAGGAGGAGGCCTTCAAAAAGCTCAAGAAGCGGAGCCAGGAGCACCTGAGCGAGTTCTGGGCCCTGGGGGAGGAGGACGCCCCCCTCCGCCCCGCCCTCTTGGTCCTGCCGGAGGCGCAGGCCCGGGAGGAGAACCTCCTCCCCCTCACCCCCAGGAGCGCCCTGGGCCGCCTCCTCAAGGAGCTCGGCCTCACCCCGGAGGACTACCCCGTCTTCCTGGAGGTCCTCCAGGGCTTCGGCCTCCTCCTGCGGCAGGGGGAGGGGTACCGCATCCCCGAGTCCGCCCTCCTCTGGACCCTGGGGGAGGCGGCGGAAAACGCCAACCCCTTCTTCGTCCAGCTCTACGGGACGCCGCCCGGGGAGCTTCTGGGCCTCGAGGCCCGGGAGCACACCGCCCAGGTGGTGGCCCCCGGGGAGCGGGAGCGGCGGGAGCGGCGCTTCCGCTTCTCGGAGGAGGACCGGTCCCAGCTGAAGGACGAGCGGCGGCTCCCCTTCCTGGTGGCCTCGCCCACCCTCGAGCTGGGGGTGGACATCGCCGATTTGGACATGGTCCACCTGCGCAACATCCCCCCCACCCCGGCCAACTACGCCCAGCGCTCGGGCCGGGCGGGGCGGCAGGGCCAGGCGGGGCTGGTGGTGAGCTTCGCCGGGGCCTTCAACCACCACGACCGCTACTTCTTCCATAACCGCCAGGAGATGGTGGCCGGGGCGGTGCGGGCCCCCAGCCTGGACCTGACCAACGAGGCCCTTTTGCGGGCCCACGTCCAGGCGGAGTGGCTCTCCGCCACGGGGCTTTCCCTCCACCAGAGCGTCACCAGCGTCCTGGACGAGGACCGCTACCCGGAGCTTCCCCTCTACGAGGAGGTGCGCCGAAGCCTCCACCTTTCCGAGGAGGCCAAGCGGGCCCTCCTGGAGCGGGTGCGCCGGGCCCTGGCCCCCGACTGGGAGGAGCTGGAGGGGCAGGGCTTCGGCGAGGCGTGGCTAAGGGAGGTGGTGGAGGAGGCCCCCCAGGCCTTTGACCGGGCCTTTGACCGCTGGCGGGAGCTCTTCCGGGCGGCCTGGGAGGAGTACGAGCGGGCCTCCCGGGCCCGGGTCAAAGTGGCGAACGCCCAGGAGCGCCAGGAGATAGAGCGGCGGCGGAAGGAGGCGGAGCGCCAGCTGGACCTCCTGCGGCAGACCGGGGTGGCCAAGGAGGAGGGGGACTTCTACCCCTACCGGTACCTGGCCACCGAGGGCTTCCTCCCCGGCTACGGCTTCCCCACCCTCCCCATCACCGCCTGGGTGCCCCGGGGGGACGGGGAGTACATCCAGCGCCCCCGCCCCCTGGCCCTGCGGGAGATGGCCCCCGGAAGCCTCCTCTACCACGAGGGGGCGAAGTGGGCCCCCGCCCGCTTCCTGCAGGTCCCGGGGGGGCTGGAGGCCCGGGTGGCCTCCCGGTGGCTCTGCCGGGCCTGCGGCCGCGTGGCCCCGGAGGAGGCCTCCCGCTGCCCGGGGTGCGGGGCCCTGTTTGAGGGGGCAAACGCCGAACGCCTCCTCCTCCTGGAGTTCGGCAACGTGGCCCTGCGCCGCCGCGACCGCATCACCGCCAACGAGGAGGAGCGCCTCCGGGGCGGGTACCTTTTGGAGCTGGGCTACGACCTCGAGGGCGTCCCAGAGGAGCGCCGCCTCCAGGCCGTGGGGGAGGCGGAGGGCCTGGGGGGGTTCCGGATGGAGTACCTGCCCTCCGCCCGCTTCTACCTGATCAACCACGGCCTGCGCCGGGGAAAGGCCCCGGGGTTCATGGTGGACCTGGCCACGGGGGAGTTCCTGCGGGAGTGGGGCGAGGACCGGGAGGCCAAAGACCCCCTTTCGGGGGCCAAGGTGGGCCGCTACCGCCTCTACGTCCACCTCACCCAGAACGCCCTCTTCCTCTACCCGGGCCCCCGGGTGGTGGAGGCGGGGGAGGAGGCGGTCTACTCCTTGGCCTACGCTCTGAAGCGGGGGATGGAGGCCTTCTTCCAGGTGGAGGAGTCGGAGCTGGACCTGGCCTTTTTGGGCCGGGGGGAGCACCTGGCCTTCGTCTACCTCGAGGCCGCCGAGGGGGGGCTCGGGGTCCTGAGGCGGCTTCTGGAGGACCCGGACCTCCTCAAGGAGGTGGCGGCCTCAGCCCTGAGGGTCCTCCACTTCGGCGAGGGAGGCGAGGACCTGAAGCCCGAGTGCGAGCGGGCCTGCTACGAGTGCCTCCTCTCCTACAGCAACCAGCTGGAGGCCGTCTACCTGGACCGCCACCGGGCCCGGCCCTACCTGGAGGCCCTGCTTGGGGCACGCCTCGAGGCCGCTTCGGAAGAACCCGGAGGGAAGGAGCGCCTGGAGGAGCTCCTTTCCGCCTGCGCCTCCGGCCTGGAGCGCCGCTTCCTCCTCTTCCTCCACGAGCGGGGCTGCCGCCTGCCCGACGAGGCCCAGTACCGCATCCCCCAGGCCCACACCATCGCCGACTTCTTCTACCGCCCCAACGTGGCGGTCTACGTGGACGGCCCCCACCACGAGGAAAAGCGGCAGCGGAAGATAGACGAGCTCCAGCGGGAGGAGCTTCTGGACCTGGGCTACCGGGTGGTGGTCGTCCCCTGGGACGAGGCGGCCTGGCCCGGCCTTTTGGAGGCCCACCGGGACCTCTTCGCCTGCGGGGGGTGA